One genomic segment of candidate division KSB1 bacterium includes these proteins:
- a CDS encoding AAA family ATPase, translating into MTTKMPQRRLPACCRQDVCATFSYRWVSIRAWQIPLQWQFWVAERILELDVVVLTTWDRHFTFDQFAHEFGHSEVKIAGKLIMMKQNSHKVRWLSRRLPKPASKRLVVLTGARQTGKTTLARQVYPELRYLNFEALENREFVRGLRAMSWGKSLGDAILDEAQKEPAVSRLARRPRGDPRCANRSTRCRKQNLVCAGASSARHLRKRTAGMLMLAQVTGHARRLFSKRCSPLYRKKVPAE; encoded by the coding sequence ATGACCACGAAAATGCCGCAGCGCAGGCTTCCAGCCTGCTGCCGACAAGATGTCTGCGCGACATTTTCATACCGATGGGTGTCCATACGGGCATGGCAAATTCCTCTGCAATGGCAGTTTTGGGTTGCGGAGCGGATTTTAGAACTTGACGTTGTGGTACTAACCACATGGGATCGACACTTTACTTTTGATCAATTTGCCCATGAATTTGGCCATTCCGAGGTCAAAATTGCAGGCAAATTGATCATGATGAAGCAAAATTCACACAAAGTTCGCTGGCTATCCCGGCGTTTGCCCAAACCTGCTTCAAAACGACTGGTCGTGCTGACCGGCGCACGGCAAACAGGCAAAACCACACTGGCGCGACAAGTCTACCCCGAACTGCGCTACCTCAACTTTGAGGCGTTGGAAAATCGCGAGTTTGTGCGAGGCCTGCGTGCCATGTCGTGGGGCAAAAGTCTGGGCGACGCGATTTTGGATGAGGCACAAAAAGAGCCCGCCGTAAGCAGACTGGCGCGGCGGCCTCGTGGTGACCCGCGGTGCGCAAATCGAAGCACTCGATGCCGGAAACAAAATTTGGTGTGTGCCGGTGCATCGTCTGCCCGGCATTTGAGAAAGCGCACGGCTGGCATGTTGATGCTTGCACAAGTAACCGGGCATGCTCGACGCCTCTTTTCCAAACGGTGTTCGCCGTTGTATCGGAAAAAGGTTCCTGCAGAATGA
- a CDS encoding acyl--CoA ligase → MPFPPSFDRPPPGDPRLRSSANSRAGLYVYRLRALTARDNHRGKLKNGLAEMKTYLLHHFLETQADRAPEAILCLHDGKTMSYGQADKLANRYSRALRSLGVKRGDRVGLLVENSSAYICAYYGILKAGAAAVAVFTTTTARTLAFVLHDCGVKVLITQSKFVSLLEGLQEHLPALRGLILTDNFTPQLDWPANVLHKRDVAEFSEHRLHQTMIDLDLAAIIYTSGSTGNPRGAMLSHLNLVSNTRSIVSYLGLTANDRIMVVLPFPYVYGKSLLNTHVAVGGSVLIDNRFVFPNLVLKTMQEQHATGFAGVPSTYAILLGKSAVRKMEFPALRYLTQAGGAMAPNLIREVMEVFAGKKIFIMYGATEAAARLSYLAPEDLPRKVGSIGKAIPNVELRVIKENGEEAAPGETGEIVARGANIMLGYWNQPEETRAALTQHGFHTGDLGRMDEEGFLYVVGRKRDMIKSGANRVSAKEIEEVILEHAKILEAAVIGVPDQYLGEAICAYVTLKPEVVNGRVEELQQEIVAFCRERLPEFKVPRQVIIEQKLPKNESGKIMKEELRARHGCGT, encoded by the coding sequence ATGCCGTTCCCACCGTCCTTTGACCGACCGCCGCCGGGTGATCCCCGCCTGCGATCTTCCGCAAATTCCCGCGCTGGCCTCTATGTTTATCGCCTGAGAGCGCTGACAGCGCGCGACAATCATCGCGGCAAACTCAAGAATGGTCTGGCGGAAATGAAAACTTATCTCCTGCATCATTTTCTCGAAACCCAGGCGGACCGGGCACCGGAAGCCATTTTGTGCCTGCACGATGGCAAAACCATGAGCTACGGCCAAGCCGACAAGCTCGCCAATCGATACAGCCGGGCGTTGCGCTCGCTGGGCGTGAAGCGGGGCGATCGGGTGGGACTGCTGGTGGAAAACTCCAGTGCCTATATCTGCGCCTACTACGGCATCCTCAAGGCCGGTGCGGCCGCGGTCGCCGTCTTCACCACCACCACTGCGCGCACCCTGGCGTTCGTGCTGCACGATTGCGGGGTGAAGGTTCTGATCACACAGAGCAAATTCGTGTCGCTGCTGGAAGGCCTGCAGGAGCACTTGCCGGCATTGCGGGGCCTCATCCTCACCGACAATTTTACCCCGCAGCTCGACTGGCCTGCGAACGTGCTGCACAAACGCGACGTGGCGGAGTTTTCCGAGCATCGCCTCCACCAGACCATGATCGATCTTGATCTCGCCGCGATCATTTACACCTCGGGCAGCACCGGCAACCCGCGCGGTGCGATGCTCAGCCATTTGAATCTGGTCAGCAACACGCGCAGCATCGTGAGCTACCTGGGTTTGACCGCGAATGACCGCATCATGGTGGTGCTGCCGTTCCCCTATGTTTACGGCAAGTCACTGCTCAATACCCACGTGGCGGTTGGCGGCTCGGTGTTGATCGACAATCGCTTCGTCTTTCCGAATCTTGTGCTCAAGACCATGCAGGAGCAGCATGCCACCGGGTTCGCGGGTGTGCCCTCCACCTACGCCATCCTGCTCGGCAAATCCGCGGTGCGCAAGATGGAATTCCCGGCGTTGCGCTATCTCACGCAGGCCGGCGGCGCCATGGCTCCGAACCTGATCCGGGAAGTGATGGAAGTTTTTGCCGGCAAGAAGATTTTCATCATGTATGGCGCGACCGAGGCCGCGGCGCGGCTCAGCTATCTGGCACCGGAGGATCTGCCGCGCAAGGTGGGCAGCATCGGCAAGGCCATTCCCAACGTGGAGTTGCGTGTGATCAAGGAGAATGGCGAGGAAGCGGCACCGGGCGAAACCGGCGAAATCGTGGCCCGGGGCGCGAATATTATGCTGGGCTACTGGAATCAACCCGAGGAAACCCGTGCCGCACTGACGCAACATGGCTTCCACACCGGTGATCTCGGCCGCATGGATGAAGAGGGATTTTTGTATGTCGTCGGCCGCAAGCGTGACATGATCAAGTCCGGCGCCAATCGCGTGAGCGCCAAGGAGATTGAGGAAGTCATCCTTGAACACGCGAAGATTCTCGAGGCGGCGGTGATCGGCGTGCCGGATCAATACCTCGGCGAAGCCATTTGTGCCTATGTCACACTCAAACCCGAGGTAGTGAACGGCAGGGTGGAGGAATTGCAGCAGGAGATCGTCGCGTTCTGTCGTGAGCGTCTGCCGGAATTCAAGGTGCCGCGGCAGGTCATCATCGAGCAAAAATTGCCGAAAAATGAGTCGGGGAAGATTATGAAGGAAGAGCTGCGCGCAAGACATGGCTGCGGAACATGA
- the wecB gene encoding UDP-N-acetylglucosamine 2-epimerase (non-hydrolyzing), with protein MPLKICNVVGARPNFMKIAPLIEEMRKHADIAASLVHTGQHYDEKMSKLFFQDLGLPKPDVYLGVGSGGHGEQTGKVMIEFEKVVRANKPDIVLVVGDVNSTIACGLVAVKMGVRLAHVEAGLRSFDRSMPEEINRILTDQISDYLFLTERAARENLLREGIAAEKIHLVGNVMIDSLLKHRAHAERSAILAELKLEAGRYGLITLHRPSNVDVRENLENILQALFALQRDLPLVFPVHPRTRKQMKLFGLEERLAAASNLILTDPLGYLDFLKLMAHARLVLTDSGGIQEETTVLGVPCLTVRENTERPVTVSEGTNLVIGMSRERILEESYKILAGRGKQGKQPELWDGRAAERIVRVLRES; from the coding sequence ATGCCGTTGAAGATTTGTAATGTCGTCGGCGCACGGCCGAATTTCATGAAGATCGCGCCGCTCATCGAGGAGATGCGCAAACACGCCGATATTGCGGCCAGCCTGGTACACACCGGCCAGCATTACGACGAAAAAATGTCGAAGCTGTTCTTTCAGGATCTCGGTTTGCCCAAGCCCGACGTCTATCTCGGTGTCGGTTCCGGCGGCCACGGCGAACAAACCGGCAAAGTGATGATCGAGTTTGAAAAGGTTGTGCGCGCGAACAAGCCGGACATCGTGCTCGTCGTCGGCGACGTCAACTCCACCATTGCCTGCGGGCTGGTGGCGGTGAAAATGGGCGTGCGGCTCGCCCACGTCGAGGCCGGCTTGCGCTCCTTCGACCGCAGCATGCCGGAGGAAATCAACCGCATTCTCACCGATCAAATCTCCGACTATCTCTTTCTCACCGAACGCGCCGCCCGGGAAAACCTGCTGCGGGAGGGCATTGCCGCGGAAAAAATTCATTTGGTCGGCAATGTCATGATCGATTCGCTGCTGAAGCACCGCGCGCACGCCGAACGCTCCGCCATTCTCGCCGAGTTGAAGCTGGAAGCCGGGCGTTACGGCCTGATCACGCTGCACCGGCCGAGCAACGTCGATGTCCGCGAGAATCTCGAAAACATCCTGCAGGCCCTGTTTGCGTTGCAGCGCGATCTGCCGCTGGTTTTTCCAGTTCATCCGCGCACGCGCAAGCAGATGAAACTGTTCGGACTGGAGGAGCGGCTGGCTGCGGCCAGCAATCTGATTCTCACCGATCCGCTCGGCTATCTCGATTTCTTGAAGCTGATGGCGCATGCCCGGCTGGTGCTGACTGACAGTGGCGGCATTCAGGAGGAAACCACGGTGCTGGGCGTACCCTGCCTGACGGTGCGTGAGAACACCGAACGGCCGGTGACCGTGAGCGAAGGCACCAATCTCGTCATCGGCATGTCGCGCGAACGCATTTTGGAGGAGAGCTACAAGATTTTGGCGGGCCGCGGCAAGCAGGGCAAGCAACCCGAGCTTTGGGATGGGCGGGCGGCAGAGCGGATCGTGCGGGTGCTGCGCGAGTCTTGA